One part of the Diadema setosum chromosome 6, eeDiaSeto1, whole genome shotgun sequence genome encodes these proteins:
- the LOC140229571 gene encoding uncharacterized protein yields the protein MYGNSAALEQPSETVTPPSADPAFSGLDGDPDVQSSASDTVPSLERQTSLDEEAIVNDFGFPPPPDTETISATFSHTSEEDSSSAKHTAPNSERESGEQTDDFKSDDAQPDDGNSDDNKDFMSSPSDSQDQDNSPFPESNTASVQDSKNDLELQSREDPPPPPKNPLDETGAQQSSQSLETEEINPPQADPGSTNGTVDEAVSAAISDTESYSAEETVEGKNPEDIPEKLATDAQPPYNENDTAALESEVIAQLSSFDTITDGSSATLPVSTHGSEDDTPPSPQPTYNSVTVNMDEITKEDSGAINGGKDIDQLPIIEIQPTEGGPDRQKCSAAPLCMTMFFICIAIIVVTLVFYFVVSSESASDQATTEVPYGFTNIP from the exons ATGTATGGTAATTCG GCTGCACTAGAACAACCGAGCGAAACAGTGACGCCGCCCTCAGCGGACCCAGCGTTTTCAGGATTAGACGGCGATCCAGATGTTCAGTCGTCTGCAAGTGACACTGTCCCTTCGCTAGAGCGACAGACTTCATTAGATGAGGAGGCAATAGTCAATGACTTTGGCTTTCCACCTCCACCAGATACTGAGACCATTAGTGCCACCTTCAGTCATACGTCAGAGGAAGACTCCTCATCGGCAAAACACACTGCTCCAAACTCTGAGCGCGAAAGCGGAGAGCAGACGGATGATTTCAAGTCGGACGACGCTCAGCCGGACGACGGAAATTCCGACGACAACAAGGACTTCATGTCTTCCCCCTCAGATTCTCAGGATCAAGATAACTCTCCTTTCCCCGAGTCTAATACAGCATCAGTACAGGACAGTAAAAACGATCTGGAGTTGCAGTCAAGAGAGGACCCGCCGCCACCTCCTAAAAATCCCCTTGATGAAACCGGCGCCCAGCAGTCGTCGCAATCGCTAGAAACAGAAGAGATAAACCCTCCGCAAGCTGACCCTGGCAGTACCAACGGGACAGTAGATGAAGCAGTATCTGCAGCAATAAGCGACACGGAAAGCTACAGTGCCGAAGAGACTGTAGAGGGTAAAAATCCTGAAGACATTCCTGAAAAACTTGCAACTGACGCACAACCGCCATACAACGAGAACGACACTGCAGCTTTGGAAAGTGAGGTGATAGCACAACTGTCGTCCTTCGACACAATTACCGACGGAAGTAGTGCAACTCTACCGGTATCCACCCACGGATCCGAAGACGATACACCACCCTCTCCACAACCAACATACAACTCAGTCACAGTAAACATGGATGAAATCACCAAAGAGGATAGCGGCGCCATAAATGGCGGCAAAGACATTGATCAGCTACCAATCATAGAAATACAGCCTACAGAGGGCGGGCCAGACAGACAAAAATGCTCTGCGGCACCACTATGCATGacaatgttttttatttgcattgCCATCATCGTTGTCACGCTTGTCTTCTATTTTGTAG